A window from Citrobacter amalonaticus encodes these proteins:
- a CDS encoding YoaK family small membrane protein, with the protein MRLGILFPVVIFITAVVFLAWFFIGGYAAPGA; encoded by the coding sequence ATGAGACTGGGCATACTGTTTCCCGTCGTCATTTTTATTACGGCCGTGGTTTTTTTGGCCTGGTTTTTTATCGGTGGCTATGCCGCACCGGGGGCGTAA
- a CDS encoding DUF488 domain-containing protein, producing the protein MNIQCKRVYDPAEDSDGYRVLVDRLWPRGIKKADLVLNEWVKALAPSTELRKAFHAETIDFQHFTEQYRAELVTQKKEGERLAQIARQQTLTLLYAAKNSEQNHALVLADWLREL; encoded by the coding sequence ATGAATATTCAGTGTAAACGCGTCTACGACCCGGCAGAAGACAGCGACGGCTACCGGGTGCTGGTTGACCGACTGTGGCCACGCGGGATCAAAAAAGCGGATCTCGTGCTCAATGAGTGGGTCAAAGCGCTCGCTCCCTCGACAGAGCTGCGCAAAGCTTTTCACGCAGAAACGATCGATTTTCAGCATTTTACTGAGCAGTACCGCGCGGAACTTGTCACGCAGAAGAAGGAAGGCGAGCGGCTGGCGCAGATTGCCCGCCAGCAGACACTGACGCTGCTGTACGCCGCCAAAAACAGCGAACAAAATCACGCCCTTGTGCTGGCAGACTGGCTACGCGAGTTGTGA
- a CDS encoding DUF523 domain-containing protein — MKSKVLVSACLMGLKVRYNGSEKAHPAAILARLQAEQRLVIHCPELAAGLPTPRPSAEIVRADGNDVMYGRASIVEKNGQDVTGHYQLAAWLALRTAQETGCDVALLTDGSPTCGSQFIYDGSFSGQRHPGMGVATALLRQHGITVFSDQQLDEFCAWIEENDKHEYSV, encoded by the coding sequence ATGAAAAGTAAGGTTTTAGTGAGCGCTTGCCTGATGGGGCTGAAAGTGCGTTATAACGGCAGCGAGAAAGCGCATCCCGCTGCGATACTGGCGCGTTTGCAGGCAGAACAGCGTCTGGTCATCCATTGCCCTGAACTGGCCGCAGGCTTGCCGACACCACGCCCATCGGCGGAAATTGTTCGGGCCGATGGCAACGATGTGATGTACGGGCGCGCATCCATTGTGGAAAAGAACGGTCAAGATGTCACCGGGCACTATCAGCTTGCCGCCTGGCTGGCGCTGCGCACGGCACAGGAGACCGGCTGTGACGTTGCGCTACTCACCGACGGTAGTCCGACATGCGGCAGTCAGTTTATCTACGATGGCAGCTTCAGCGGACAACGTCATCCCGGTATGGGAGTGGCCACCGCGCTGCTACGCCAGCACGGAATCACGGTTTTTTCCGACCAACAGCTCGATGAGTTTTGCGCCTGGATTGAGGAGAATGACAAACATGAATATTCAGTGTAA
- a CDS encoding CTP synthase C-terminal region-related (seleno)protein, with protein MEISPVKDTLRIALVGDYNAGITAHQAIPLAIDDAAAVLELLADYDWLSSTEITSAEDLVGYDAIWVVPGSPYKNTEGALTAIRYARENSIPFLGTCGGFQHAILEYARNVLGWSDAAHAETDTTGRMVIAPLACSLVEKTDDVELRPNTLIAKAYGQPVISEGYQCNYGIAEAFAAELDSGDLRVTGWDDNGDIRAVELVTHPFFVATLFQPERGALAGKPVPLAQAMLRAARG; from the coding sequence ATGGAAATATCCCCTGTAAAAGATACGCTGCGTATTGCGCTGGTGGGTGATTACAACGCTGGCATCACGGCGCATCAGGCGATTCCTCTGGCCATCGACGACGCTGCTGCGGTTCTGGAACTGCTAGCGGATTACGACTGGCTGTCCAGCACTGAAATCACCAGTGCAGAAGATCTGGTGGGCTATGACGCCATCTGGGTGGTGCCTGGCAGCCCCTATAAAAATACCGAAGGCGCGTTGACGGCCATCCGTTATGCCCGCGAAAACAGCATTCCTTTCCTGGGAACCTGTGGCGGTTTTCAACACGCCATCCTTGAATATGCGCGTAATGTGCTGGGCTGGTCAGATGCTGCCCATGCGGAAACTGACACAACGGGCCGGATGGTTATTGCGCCACTTGCCTGTTCGCTGGTGGAAAAAACCGACGATGTTGAACTGCGGCCCAATACGCTGATTGCTAAAGCCTATGGTCAGCCGGTGATTTCGGAGGGCTATCAGTGTAACTACGGCATTGCTGAGGCGTTTGCGGCTGAACTGGATAGCGGTGATCTGCGGGTGACCGGCTGGGATGATAACGGGGATATTCGGGCGGTGGAATTGGTGACGCATCCGTTCTTTGTCGCCACGCTTTTCCAGCCTGAACGTGGCGCTCTTGCGGGGAAACCGGTTCCCCTGGCGCAAGCGATGCTGCGCGCTGCGCGAGGCTAA
- a CDS encoding CynX/NimT family MFS transporter: MTSSPPRGNHGALLIAGILMIATTLRVTFTGAAPLLEAIRTDYGLTTAQTGLLTTLPLLAFALVSPLAAGIARRIGMERSLFAAMLLICGGVAVRSLPDASLLFLGTAIIGCGIALGNVLLPGLIKRDFSQHVARLTGAYSLTMGAAAALGSALVVPLALSGFGWRGALLLLMVFPLLALLIWLPQWRHAAHANVTTSRTLHARGIWRSPLAWQVTLFLGINSLIYYVIIGWLPAILISHGYSEAQAGSLHGLLQLATASPGLLIPLVLHRFHDQRCIAALVSLMCAVGAAGFWFMPDQAVLWTLLFGFGSGATMILGLTFIGLRASSAHQAAALSGMAQSVGYLLAACGPPLMGRIHDAQGDWQIPLLTVAALAIAMAIFGFYAGRNKEITA; the protein is encoded by the coding sequence ATGACTTCTTCACCACCACGCGGCAACCACGGTGCCCTGCTGATTGCCGGTATCCTGATGATTGCCACCACGCTGCGCGTGACGTTTACCGGCGCCGCCCCTTTGCTGGAAGCGATTCGCACGGACTATGGTCTTACGACTGCCCAGACGGGATTATTAACCACCCTGCCGCTGTTGGCGTTTGCGCTGGTTTCTCCGCTTGCCGCTGGCATTGCCCGCCGTATTGGCATGGAACGCAGTCTCTTCGCGGCAATGCTGCTGATTTGCGGCGGAGTTGCCGTGCGCTCACTGCCGGACGCCTCTTTACTGTTTCTTGGCACTGCCATCATTGGCTGCGGTATCGCCCTCGGCAACGTGCTACTGCCAGGGCTTATCAAACGCGATTTCTCGCAGCACGTCGCCAGACTGACCGGTGCTTATTCCCTGACGATGGGTGCTGCCGCCGCGTTGGGCTCCGCGCTGGTGGTTCCGCTGGCGCTAAGTGGGTTTGGCTGGCGCGGGGCGTTGCTGCTGTTGATGGTGTTTCCGCTACTGGCGTTGCTGATCTGGCTGCCGCAGTGGCGTCATGCCGCCCACGCGAACGTAACCACCTCGCGCACCCTGCACGCACGCGGCATCTGGCGTTCACCGCTGGCCTGGCAGGTGACGTTATTTCTTGGAATTAACTCGCTTATCTATTACGTGATTATCGGCTGGCTGCCAGCAATCTTAATTAGCCACGGCTACAGCGAGGCGCAGGCCGGTTCGCTGCATGGTTTGCTCCAGTTAGCAACCGCCTCTCCCGGTTTACTCATTCCGCTGGTGCTGCACCGTTTTCACGATCAGCGCTGCATCGCCGCACTGGTGTCGTTGATGTGCGCTGTGGGTGCCGCTGGCTTCTGGTTTATGCCGGATCAGGCGGTGCTATGGACGCTGCTGTTTGGATTCGGCTCCGGTGCAACGATGATTCTGGGGCTGACCTTTATCGGCCTGCGCGCCAGTTCTGCGCATCAGGCGGCAGCGCTTTCCGGCATGGCGCAATCCGTCGGTTATCTGTTAGCCGCTTGCGGGCCGCCGCTGATGGGCAGGATCCATGACGCCCAGGGAGACTGGCAGATCCCACTGCTGACCGTTGCGGCGCTGGCGATAGCGATGGCGATATTCGGTTTCTATGCGGGACGAAATAAAGAGATTACCGCCTGA
- a CDS encoding AraC family transcriptional regulator codes for MYSLRLDGYDPDLHHDAAVAFRIRARPDELFSAQHQHRKGQLIMALHGAITCDVECAMWMVPPQYAVWIPGGVPHSNHVTAGAELCFLFIEPEAVTLPGRCCTLKISPLCRELILSLARRSDAQRAEPQTQRLTQVLFDELPQQPQEQMQLPVSAHPKIRRMVDTMAREPAQWQTLGQWASVFAMSERNLARLVVKETGLSFRRWRHQLQLILALQALVGGQNVQQVAQLLGYDSTTAFITMFKKGLGQTPGRYLAGLTTAFPQ; via the coding sequence ATGTACAGCCTGCGACTCGACGGATATGACCCCGATCTGCACCACGATGCCGCCGTGGCGTTTCGTATCCGCGCTCGCCCTGATGAGCTGTTTAGCGCGCAGCACCAGCATCGTAAAGGGCAACTGATTATGGCACTGCATGGGGCTATCACCTGTGATGTTGAGTGCGCTATGTGGATGGTGCCACCGCAGTACGCGGTCTGGATCCCCGGCGGCGTTCCCCACAGCAATCACGTAACGGCAGGCGCGGAGCTCTGCTTTCTCTTTATCGAACCGGAGGCCGTCACACTACCGGGACGTTGCTGTACGTTAAAAATTTCTCCGCTTTGTCGCGAGCTGATCCTCTCGCTGGCGAGGCGTAGTGACGCTCAGCGGGCAGAGCCGCAAACGCAGCGCCTGACACAGGTCTTATTTGATGAACTTCCGCAACAACCGCAGGAGCAGATGCAGCTACCGGTTTCTGCGCACCCGAAGATCCGCCGGATGGTTGACACCATGGCGCGCGAACCGGCGCAATGGCAAACGCTGGGGCAGTGGGCCAGCGTATTTGCGATGAGCGAGCGTAACCTTGCCCGACTGGTGGTGAAAGAGACAGGGCTCAGCTTTCGTCGCTGGCGACATCAGCTACAGCTCATTCTGGCCCTACAGGCCCTGGTCGGCGGGCAGAACGTGCAGCAGGTGGCGCAACTGTTGGGGTATGATTCGACCACGGCGTTTATCACCATGTTCAAAAAAGGCCTGGGACAGACGCCAGGCCGTTATCTGGCGGGATTGACTACTGCCTTCCCACAATAA
- a CDS encoding DUF441 domain-containing protein, whose translation MFDVTLLILLGLAALGFVSHNTTVAVSILVLIIVRVTPLNTFFPWIEKQGLTIGIIILTIGVMAPIASGTLPPSTLIHSFLNWKSLVAIVVGVVVSWLGGRGVTLMGSQPQLVAGLLVGTVLGVALFRGVPVGPLIAAGLVSLIVGRQ comes from the coding sequence ATGTTTGATGTCACTCTGCTGATCCTGCTCGGACTGGCAGCTCTGGGCTTTGTCAGCCATAACACCACTGTCGCCGTTTCAATTCTGGTGCTGATTATTGTCCGCGTTACCCCGCTCAATACCTTTTTCCCGTGGATTGAAAAACAGGGGCTGACCATCGGGATTATTATCCTGACCATCGGCGTCATGGCGCCTATCGCCAGCGGGACACTGCCACCTTCCACCTTGATCCACTCTTTCCTTAACTGGAAATCGCTGGTGGCGATTGTGGTTGGCGTGGTGGTCTCCTGGCTCGGCGGCCGCGGCGTGACGCTGATGGGCAGCCAGCCACAGCTGGTCGCCGGTTTGCTGGTCGGCACCGTGCTTGGCGTGGCCCTGTTTCGCGGTGTACCTGTTGGTCCGCTTATCGCGGCCGGTCTGGTCTCGCTTATTGTGGGAAGGCAGTAG
- the yoaI gene encoding small membrane protein YoaI, with protein sequence MNDQMFIETLIISSSFFAIAAVIVISVLILERGS encoded by the coding sequence ATGAACGATCAGATGTTTATTGAAACGCTCATTATTAGTTCATCCTTTTTCGCCATCGCCGCCGTTATCGTGATTTCTGTTTTAATTCTCGAACGTGGTAGCTGA
- a CDS encoding YbaK/prolyl-tRNA synthetase associated domain-containing protein produces MSEMEKGSETHQRLLDLLSLEGARYRVVSHEAVGKCEAVSEIRGTALGQGAKALVCKVKGNGVNQHVLAILPADQQADLGQLATYLGGLRASLASPAEVDELTGCVFGAIPPFSFHPQLMLVADPLLFERYREIAFNAGVLTKSIILNTDDYLRIARPELVAFHRIS; encoded by the coding sequence ATGAGCGAAATGGAGAAAGGCAGCGAAACCCATCAGCGTTTACTCGATTTATTGTCTCTGGAGGGCGCCCGTTATCGCGTCGTCAGCCATGAGGCCGTCGGGAAATGCGAGGCCGTATCAGAAATTCGGGGGACAGCACTGGGTCAGGGAGCAAAGGCGCTTGTCTGTAAAGTGAAAGGGAATGGGGTAAATCAGCATGTACTGGCTATTTTACCTGCCGACCAACAGGCCGATCTTGGTCAACTGGCGACGTATCTTGGCGGTCTGCGTGCGTCCCTTGCCAGCCCGGCAGAAGTGGACGAACTCACCGGTTGCGTATTTGGCGCGATCCCGCCTTTCAGTTTTCATCCACAGTTAATGCTGGTCGCCGATCCGCTGCTGTTCGAACGTTATCGTGAAATCGCCTTTAACGCCGGCGTGCTCACGAAATCGATTATTCTCAATACTGACGATTATCTGCGTATTGCCCGGCCAGAGTTGGTGGCTTTTCACCGCATATCGTAA
- the dgcJ gene encoding diguanylate cyclase DgcJ, translating into MKLPHKALRLFISASVVVLTSSFLIYELIASYKSMNGYMRYIIEKADSSFLYDKYQNQSIAAHLMRTLATPEKTLPADTRHTLCQSFESVNSVYGLNLTQHNYPALHGTLQTSIDDCAGIADDVLLLPAFDQAVKVNREQVDYGKGLATSEEKFHYYLDLQNQYIYFYDPINTRQFAMHHWAFLQKGSLGIHQADIDELFSGRTVLSSIYQDDRTELNVMSFLTPVYLHGKLKGIVMVDINKHNLQNIVFTHDRPLVWRYLNASVTDTDSDKTIIIHQSENNLFPYVNYISDLPGGLHVELSLDILYFIVSSWKLFLFYLLATALLLNMVRLHFRLYHNVTRENISDAMTGLYNRKILTPTLEQRLQRFVSTGTPVTFIAIDLDKLKMINDTQGHHEGDRAITLLANAIEASVRKSDYAIRLGGDEFCIILVDAEPDMAARLPERIANHLRTVAPEKDIRFSSGSYSMQPNDSLHDAYTASDEQLYLNKHQNRQRS; encoded by the coding sequence ATGAAATTGCCCCATAAAGCGCTCAGGCTCTTTATTTCCGCAAGCGTTGTCGTTTTGACATCTTCCTTTTTGATCTATGAACTTATTGCCAGCTATAAGTCAATGAATGGCTATATGCGCTATATCATCGAAAAAGCAGACTCCTCATTTCTGTATGATAAATACCAGAATCAGAGCATTGCCGCCCATCTGATGCGCACACTGGCAACACCCGAGAAAACGCTCCCGGCGGATACCCGCCATACCCTTTGCCAGTCGTTTGAAAGTGTTAACTCGGTGTATGGTTTGAATCTGACGCAGCATAATTATCCCGCGCTCCACGGTACGTTACAAACCTCCATTGATGACTGTGCGGGTATCGCGGACGATGTGCTGTTGCTTCCTGCTTTTGATCAGGCCGTGAAGGTTAACCGGGAACAGGTTGATTATGGAAAAGGCCTCGCCACGTCAGAAGAGAAATTTCATTATTATCTGGATTTACAAAATCAATATATTTATTTCTATGATCCGATCAATACGCGGCAGTTTGCCATGCATCACTGGGCTTTTTTACAGAAAGGCTCATTAGGTATTCATCAGGCCGATATTGATGAATTGTTTTCTGGACGTACTGTGCTGTCGAGTATCTATCAGGATGATCGTACCGAACTTAACGTGATGAGTTTTTTAACACCGGTCTATCTGCACGGTAAGTTAAAAGGCATCGTGATGGTGGATATTAATAAGCACAACTTGCAAAATATTGTTTTTACCCACGACCGCCCACTGGTATGGCGTTATCTCAATGCCAGCGTCACCGATACCGACTCGGATAAGACGATTATTATTCATCAAAGCGAGAATAATCTTTTCCCGTACGTCAATTACATCAGCGATCTTCCTGGTGGTCTGCACGTCGAACTGTCACTCGATATCTTGTATTTCATTGTCTCGTCCTGGAAGCTGTTTCTGTTTTACCTTCTGGCAACTGCCCTGCTCCTCAATATGGTCCGGCTGCATTTTCGCCTTTACCATAATGTTACCCGTGAAAATATCAGCGATGCGATGACAGGCCTGTATAACCGTAAAATTTTAACTCCGACGCTTGAGCAGCGATTACAGCGTTTTGTCAGCACCGGAACGCCAGTGACCTTTATCGCTATCGATCTCGATAAGCTGAAGATGATTAACGATACGCAGGGACACCACGAGGGGGATCGGGCGATCACCTTACTGGCAAATGCGATTGAGGCGTCGGTGCGCAAAAGTGATTACGCCATCCGTCTGGGCGGCGATGAATTTTGCATCATTCTGGTGGACGCAGAGCCAGATATGGCGGCTCGTCTGCCGGAACGGATAGCCAACCACCTGCGGACCGTGGCACCTGAGAAGGATATTCGTTTTTCATCAGGCAGCTACAGCATGCAGCCGAACGATTCGCTGCATGATGCCTACACCGCTTCTGACGAGCAACTCTACCTCAACAAGCACCAAAATCGTCAGCGTTCATGA
- a CDS encoding YeaH/YhbH family protein, whose amino-acid sequence MTWFIDRRLNGKNKSTVNRQRFLRRYKAQIKQSISEAINKRSVTDVDSGESVSIPTEDISEPMFHQGRGGLRHRVHPGNDHFVQNDRIERPQGGGGGSGSGQGQASQDGEGQDEFVFQISKDEYLDLLFEDLALPNLKQNQQRQLTEYKTHRAGYTANGVPANISVVRSLQNSLARRTAMTAGKRRELHALEQDLDTISKSEPAQLLEEERLRKEIAELRAKIERVPFIDTFDLRYKNYEKRPDPSSQAVMFCLMDVSGSMDQSTKDMAKRFYILLYLFLSRTYKNVEVVYIRHHTQAKEVDEHEFFYSQETGGTIVSSALKLMDDVVKERYDPAQWNIYAAQASDGDNWADDSPLCHEILAKKLLPVVRYYSYIEITRRAHQTLWREYEHLQATFDNFAMQHIREQDDIYPVFRELFHKQGATSTN is encoded by the coding sequence ATGACCTGGTTCATTGACCGACGACTTAACGGCAAAAATAAGAGCACGGTTAACCGCCAGCGCTTTTTACGCCGTTATAAAGCACAAATTAAACAGTCGATCTCCGAGGCCATTAACAAGCGTTCGGTGACCGATGTAGATAGCGGTGAATCTGTCTCCATTCCGACGGAAGATATCAGCGAACCGATGTTTCATCAGGGGCGCGGCGGCCTGCGCCATCGCGTTCACCCAGGTAACGACCATTTCGTACAAAATGACCGCATAGAGCGTCCGCAGGGCGGAGGCGGCGGTTCAGGTAGCGGACAGGGCCAGGCCAGTCAGGACGGTGAAGGCCAGGATGAATTCGTCTTTCAGATCTCTAAAGACGAATACCTGGATCTGCTTTTCGAAGATTTAGCGCTGCCTAACCTGAAACAAAACCAGCAGCGCCAGCTTACGGAGTATAAAACGCACCGGGCGGGTTATACCGCCAACGGCGTTCCGGCCAATATCAGCGTCGTGCGTTCGCTGCAAAATTCTCTCGCCCGGCGCACGGCCATGACGGCCGGCAAACGACGCGAGTTACACGCGCTGGAACAGGATCTCGACACCATCAGCAAAAGCGAACCGGCGCAACTGCTGGAGGAGGAACGATTACGCAAAGAGATTGCTGAGCTGCGGGCCAAGATAGAACGCGTGCCGTTTATCGACACCTTCGACTTGCGCTACAAAAATTACGAGAAGCGTCCCGATCCGTCCAGCCAGGCGGTGATGTTCTGCCTGATGGACGTCTCCGGCTCCATGGATCAGTCGACAAAAGACATGGCCAAACGCTTTTATATTCTGCTCTACCTGTTTTTGAGCCGAACCTATAAGAATGTGGAAGTGGTCTATATTCGTCACCACACCCAGGCAAAAGAGGTCGATGAGCATGAGTTCTTCTACTCTCAGGAAACCGGGGGAACCATTGTTTCCAGCGCCCTGAAGTTGATGGATGACGTTGTGAAAGAACGTTACGATCCTGCGCAGTGGAACATCTACGCCGCACAGGCATCGGATGGGGATAACTGGGCAGATGACTCTCCGCTGTGCCATGAGATTCTGGCGAAGAAACTGCTGCCGGTGGTTCGTTACTACAGTTATATCGAAATTACCCGCCGCGCGCATCAAACCCTGTGGCGCGAATATGAACATCTGCAAGCCACGTTTGATAATTTTGCAATGCAACATATTCGCGAGCAGGATGATATTTACCCGGTGTTCCGCGAACTTTTTCATAAACAAGGTGCCACCAGCACCAATTAA
- the yeaG gene encoding protein kinase YeaG, translated as MNIFDHYRQRYEAAKDEEFTLQEFLTTCRQDRSAYANAAERLLMAIGEPVMVDTAQELRLSRLFSNRVIARYPAFEEFYGMEDAIEQIVSYLKHAAQGLEEKKQILYLLGPVGGGKSSLAERLKSLMQRVPIYVLSANGERSPVNDHPLCLFNPQEDTQILEKEYGIPRRYLGTIMSPWAAKRLHEFGGDITKFRVVKVWPSILAQIAIAKTEPGDENNQDISALVGKVDIRKLEHHAQNDPDAYGYSGALCRANQGIMEFVEMFKAPIKVLHPLLTATQEGNYNGTEGISALPFNGIILAHSNESEWVTFRNNKNNEAFLDRVYIVKVPYCLRISEEIKIYEKLLNHSELTHAPCAPGTLETLARFSILSRLKDPENSSIYSKMRVYDGESLKDTDPKAKSYQEYRDYSGVDEGMNGLSTRFAFKILSRVFNFDHVEVAANPVHLFYVLEQQIEREQFPQEQAERYLEFLKGYLIPKYAEFIGKEIQTAYLESYSEYGQNIFDRYVTYADFWIQDQEYRDPDTGQLFDRESLNAELEKIEKPAGISNPKDFRNEIVNFVLRARANNSGRNPNWTSYEKLRTVIEKKMFSNTEELLPVISFNAKTSTDEQKKHDDFVDRMMEKGYTRKQVRLLCEWYLRVRKSS; from the coding sequence ATGAATATATTCGATCACTATCGCCAGCGTTATGAAGCTGCCAAGGACGAAGAGTTCACACTGCAGGAGTTTCTTACCACTTGTCGGCAAGATCGCAGTGCTTATGCCAACGCGGCAGAACGGCTATTGATGGCTATTGGTGAACCCGTCATGGTCGACACTGCCCAGGAACTCCGACTTTCTCGCCTCTTCTCTAACCGGGTCATTGCACGTTACCCGGCATTTGAAGAGTTTTACGGCATGGAAGACGCGATCGAACAGATTGTCTCTTATCTGAAACACGCGGCTCAGGGGCTGGAAGAGAAGAAACAGATCCTGTATCTGTTGGGGCCTGTAGGTGGCGGGAAGTCATCGCTTGCCGAACGACTGAAATCGTTGATGCAGCGTGTCCCGATTTATGTGCTGAGCGCCAACGGTGAACGCAGCCCGGTGAACGATCATCCGTTGTGCCTGTTTAATCCGCAGGAAGATACCCAGATTCTGGAAAAAGAATACGGTATTCCGCGCCGTTATCTCGGCACCATTATGTCACCGTGGGCGGCCAAACGCCTGCATGAGTTTGGTGGGGATATCACCAAATTCCGCGTGGTGAAAGTGTGGCCGTCGATTCTTGCGCAAATCGCGATTGCCAAAACGGAACCGGGCGATGAGAACAACCAGGACATTTCCGCGCTGGTCGGGAAAGTGGATATTCGTAAACTCGAACATCACGCTCAGAACGATCCGGACGCGTATGGCTATTCCGGCGCATTGTGCCGGGCCAACCAGGGGATCATGGAATTCGTCGAGATGTTCAAAGCACCGATTAAAGTGCTGCATCCACTGCTGACCGCCACTCAGGAAGGTAACTACAACGGCACTGAGGGGATCTCCGCCCTGCCGTTTAACGGCATCATTCTCGCCCACTCGAACGAATCGGAATGGGTGACGTTCCGTAACAACAAAAACAACGAAGCCTTCCTCGACCGTGTTTACATCGTGAAGGTACCGTACTGCTTACGCATTTCCGAAGAGATCAAAATCTACGAGAAATTGCTAAACCACAGCGAATTGACGCATGCGCCGTGCGCGCCGGGAACGCTGGAAACGCTGGCACGTTTCTCGATTCTCTCCCGCCTGAAAGATCCGGAAAACTCGAGTATCTACTCGAAAATGCGCGTCTATGATGGTGAGAGTCTGAAAGATACCGATCCGAAAGCGAAGTCGTATCAGGAATACCGTGACTACTCCGGCGTCGATGAAGGGATGAACGGTCTGTCGACCCGTTTCGCGTTTAAAATCCTCTCGCGCGTCTTTAACTTTGACCATGTCGAAGTCGCTGCGAACCCGGTTCATCTGTTCTATGTACTGGAACAGCAGATCGAGCGCGAACAGTTCCCGCAGGAGCAAGCTGAGCGTTATCTCGAGTTCCTGAAAGGCTATCTGATCCCGAAATACGCCGAGTTTATTGGTAAAGAGATCCAGACTGCCTATCTCGAATCCTACTCGGAATACGGACAGAATATTTTCGACCGTTATGTCACGTATGCCGACTTCTGGATTCAGGATCAGGAATACCGCGATCCGGATACCGGTCAGCTGTTTGACCGTGAATCGCTGAACGCGGAGCTGGAGAAAATTGAGAAACCGGCGGGGATCAGCAACCCGAAAGATTTCCGTAATGAAATCGTCAACTTTGTGCTGCGTGCGAGAGCGAACAACAGCGGACGAAATCCGAACTGGACCAGCTATGAAAAACTGCGCACGGTCATTGAGAAAAAAATGTTCTCCAATACCGAAGAGCTGCTGCCGGTCATTTCGTTCAATGCCAAAACCTCGACCGATGAGCAGAAGAAACACGACGACTTTGTCGACCGGATGATGGAGAAAGGCTACACCCGTAAACAGGTGCGTTTACTGTGCGAATGGTATCTGCGCGTACGTAAATCGTCTTAA
- a CDS encoding MipA/OmpV family protein, giving the protein MTKLKLLALGVLIASSATVVHAESNLTLGAGVGVVEHPYKDYDADVYPVPVINYEGDNFWFRGLGGGYYLWNDAADKLSITAYWSPMYFKPGDSDDRQMRRLDKRKSTMMAGLSYSHHTEYGFLRTTLAGDTLDNGNGIVWDLAWLYRYTNGGLTLTPGIGVEWNSENQNDYYYGVSRKESSRSGMRGYNPDDSWNPYLELSANYNFLGDWSVYGTARYTRLSDEITDSPMVDKSWTGLISTGITYKF; this is encoded by the coding sequence GTGACCAAACTCAAACTTCTGGCACTTGGCGTGTTAATCGCATCGTCTGCTACCGTGGTGCATGCTGAAAGCAACCTGACGCTTGGCGCTGGCGTTGGTGTGGTTGAACACCCATATAAAGATTACGACGCGGATGTTTATCCGGTTCCGGTGATTAATTACGAAGGCGATAACTTCTGGTTCCGTGGTCTGGGTGGTGGGTACTACCTGTGGAACGACGCCGCAGATAAGTTGTCGATCACCGCCTACTGGTCCCCGATGTATTTCAAACCGGGTGACAGCGACGATCGTCAGATGCGTCGTCTTGATAAGCGTAAGAGCACCATGATGGCGGGCTTATCATACTCTCACCATACCGAATATGGTTTCCTGCGTACCACGCTCGCCGGGGATACGCTGGACAACGGTAACGGCATCGTCTGGGATCTGGCCTGGCTGTACCGCTATACCAACGGCGGCCTGACCCTGACGCCGGGTATCGGTGTGGAGTGGAACAGTGAAAATCAGAACGACTACTACTACGGCGTGTCACGTAAAGAATCCTCACGCAGTGGTATGCGGGGTTACAACCCGGACGATAGCTGGAATCCGTACCTGGAACTGAGCGCGAACTACAACTTCCTCGGTGACTGGAGCGTTTACGGTACCGCACGCTACACCCGTCTGTCTGATGAAATTACCGACAGCCCGATGGTGGATAAATCCTGGACTGGTCTGATTTCTACCGGAATCACCTATAAGTTCTGA